The following are encoded together in the Hemicordylus capensis ecotype Gifberg chromosome 4, rHemCap1.1.pri, whole genome shotgun sequence genome:
- the HM13 gene encoding minor histocompatibility antigen H13 isoform X3 has translation MEQAEAHNGSGAADSPSVGPAGARPPATPEGMALAYGSLVLMALLPIFFGALRSVTCAKGKNASDMPETITSRDAARFPIVASCTLLGLYLFFKIPFRQADQNLWRSVCKMGATSYIQNGSSLQANGVQDRYSLKSTSTCCSPCISLSLGSLPFLTPSEIVNYEFDTKDLVCLAMSSVVGVWYLLKKHWIANNLFGLAFSLNGVELLHLNNVSTGCILLGGLFVYDVFWVFGTNVMVTVAKSFEAPIKLVFPQDLLEKGLEADNFAMLGLGDVVIPGIFIALLLRFDISLKKNTHTYFYTSFVAYILGLGLTIFIMHIFKHAQPALLYLVPACIGFPLLVALVKGEVTEMFSYEENAAAKEVLPDDAKEGKTEPGKKEK, from the exons ATGGAGCAGGCCGAAGCGCACAACGGCAGCGGGGCCGCCGACTCCCCCTCGGTGGGGCCGGCTGGGGCCcggccccccgccacccccgagGGCATGGCGCTGGCCTACGGCAGCCTGGTGCTGATGGCCCTCCTGCCCATCTTCTTCGGGGCGCTGCGCTCCGTCACCTGCGCGAAAGGGAAG AATGCCTCTGATATGCCGGAGACCATTACCAGTCGTGATGCTGCTCGCTTTCCCATCGTTGCCAGTTGTACTCTTCTAGGCCTCTATCTCTTCTTCAAA ATTCCATTTAGGCAGGCTGATCAGAATCTCTGGAGATCTGTATGCAAAATGGGAGCAACATCTTATATTCAAAATGGGAGCAGTCTacaagcaaatggagttcaggACAG ATATTCTCTCAAGAGTACATCAACCTGTTGCTCTCCATGTATTTCTTTGTCCTTGGGATCCTTGCCCTTTCTCACACCATCAG AGATTGTGAACTACGAATTCGACACCAAGGACCTCGTGTGCCTGGCCATGAGCAGCGTTGTTGGGGTCTGGTACCTGCTGAAGAAG CACTGGATTGCCAACAACCTCTTTGGACTGGCGTTCTCGCTCAATGGCGTGGAGCTGCTGCACTTGAATAatgtcagcactggctgcatCCTGCTCGGGGGCCTCTTCGTCTACGATGTCTTCTGG GTCTTTGGGACCAATGTGATGGTGACTGTCGCAAAGTCATTTGAGGCACCCATCAAAT TGGTTTTCCCCCAAGATTTGCTGGAGAAAGGCTTGGAGGCAGACAACTTTGCCATGCTGGGTCTGGGGGACGTTGTCATTCCAG GTATCTTCATTGCTCTGCTGTTACGCTTTGACATCAG CCTCAAGAAGAACACGCACACGTACTTCTACACCAGTTTCGTGGCTTATATTTTGGGGCTGGGCCTCACCATCTTCATCATGCACATCTTCAAACATGCCCAG CCAGCTCTGTTGTACCTGGTCCCGGCCTGCATCGGTTTCCCTCTCCTGGTGGCTCTGGTTAAGGGAGAAGTGACGGAGATGTTCAG